CGCCGTCGCCTCAGGACGCTTGGCCGAAAGGCTGCGCAGACCCTCTCTGTCGCGACAAGGCGGCAGGCGACAGGCAGCAGAAAGCAGGAGGCAGAAACGCCTGTACCCTGCACCCCATCCCCGCAACCCTGTACGGCTGAAACAGCGAAGGCCAGACTGCTCAAGGAGCTGAAGTTGCGGGAGGAGGCATCGGAGGAGTTCCGGGCCCTCGCTGCGCGATATGCGGATGACCGCGGGGTCTTATATGAAGCCTGTAATGCGCTGCTCGACCTGGGGCGGTTCGACAAAAGTGTATGGATCGCGAAGCGTATCCTACGCCCCCTGTACGCTCGCAGCCGGCCTGTCGAGCCCGTACAAAGGTATTGGGAGTTCCTCTACCCGCTCGGGTATTGGGGGCTGATCCAAGAGCAGAGCGCGCGCCATACCCTCGATCCGTACCTGGTAATGGCGCTCATTCGAGAAGAGAGCGCATTTGATGAGCGCGTTGTATCGTCTTCAGGGGCTATCGGTCTCATGCAACTACTCCCTACAACCGCCAACTACTTGATCCACATGGGCGGCGGCGCCGGGGATACAGCCAGGCTCGACGTACCGACCGAGAACATTGCGCTCGGTACTCGATACCTGGCGATGATGATCGACGAGTTTAAGGGCAATTGGGCCAAGGCGTTAGCTGCGTACAATGCCGGGCCAAACCAGGTGCGCCGCTGGCTGGGACGATCAGGGAATCGTGCTGATGATGAATTCATTGAAGAGATCCCATTCGCAGAAACGCGGGCATACGTGAAGCGGGTCCTCGGAAGCTATTATCGTTATCGCGCGCAGTACGGTAAAGGATAGGGTATGGGGGGATTAGGGTTTGGGGTTTGGGGTTTAGAAACACAGGGTCCGATTTGGCTGGACCCCAGACCCTATACCCTATACCCTGATTCTTGGTGACGAACAGATGACGCTGTCAGGTAAGAAGATTGTGTTGGGCGTAACCGGCAGTATCGCCGCCTATAAGGCCATCGAGTTGGTGCGGGAGTTGACCAAAGCGGGGGCCTCTGTTCGTGTCGTTATGACCGAATCGGCGCAGCGATTCGTCGCGCCCCTGACCTTTGCCACGCTCTCCCGGCAGGCGGTGCTGACCGACCACGCAGCCTGGGAGGCCCAGATGCCGCACCTCGCTGCTGCGCGAGAGGCTGACCTGGTCCTGATCGCCCCCGCGACCGCCGGTACCATCGCCAGGTTTGCCCATGGGCTCGCCGACGATCTACTCAGCACTCTCTTTCTCGCTTGCACTCGGCCGGTGGTCCTGGCGCCCGCCATGGATGCGGATATGTATTGCCACCCGGCCGTACAAGAGAATCTTGCGCGACTACGAGCCTGGGGCGTGCATATGGTGGGACCCGCAACAGGGGAGCTGGCCTCCGGAGTGCGGGGCCCCGGCCGGCTGGCCGAGATCAACGAGATCGTGCAAACCGTCGCTGAGATACTGTGCCCGCAACGCAACCTCAGCGGTGAGGTGGTGCTGATCACCGCCGGCCCGACGCGCGAGCCGCTCGATCCGGTCCGCTATCTAAGCACTCGCTCCTCCGGCAAGATGGGGTACGCCTTAGCGGAGGAGGCGATAGCCCGCGGTGCCCGCACCATCCTGGTCAGTGGTCCGTCCGCCTTACCGCCCCCTGCTGGAGTGGAGTGCATCCGGGTCGAAACCGCCCTGCAGATGCGTGCAGCGGTATTGGACCGGCTGGCCGAGACGACGGTCGTCATCAAGGCGGCCGCCGTCAGCGACTATCGCTCGGCTCACGCGGCCGAGTCAAAGCTCACGAAACGCGATGCGCCCATGACGCTGGACCTGGTACCGAATCCGGACATCCTGCACGAGATCGGCGAGCAGAAGGGTACGCGATTCGTCGTCGGCTTTGCAGCGGAAACCCAGGAACTCATACCGCGGGCGCGGCGTAAATTAGCGGCCAAGCATCTTGACCTGATCGTGGCAAACGACGTCAGTCAAGAAGATGCCGGTTTCGGCAGCGACAACAATCAGGTGGTCCTCCTCGATTCAGCGGGCGGGGTGGAGCCGCTGCCGCTACTGTCCAAGCGCGAGGTGGCGCGTCGAATCCTCGACCGCGTGGTGGGCCTGCGGAAAAAACAGGGTGTAGGGTATGGGGTATAGGGTGTGGGGTTCGAACTGGAGTTTTTGCTGTACACCCCACACCCTTTCACGTGAGCGATAGGAGCATGTGAGGTGTCTGAGACAGTCGGTGTCGACATCGAAGAGCTTCGCGAGCTGATCCGGCAGACACGCGCCCATGTGCGCAGGCAACAGCTCTTGGGGGTGGAACGTCTGTACGTCGCGTGGCCTGAGCACCCGGGAAAGCCTCCTGAACCATCCTCAACCCTGGCTCAGGTACGGCAGACGCTGGGGGAATGCACACGGTGCAAGCTGCACACAGGTCGAAAAACTATCGTCTTTGGAGTCGGCAACCCGCAGGCTTGGCTCGTCTTTGTGGGAGAGGCACCAGGGGCGGATGAAGACCAACAGGGGGAACCTTTTGTTGGACGAGCGGGCCAGTTGCTGACCAGAATCCTTGAGGCGATGAAGTTGACCCGGGAGCAGGTCTATATTTGTAACATCATCAAGTGCAGACCCCCGGCCAATCGCAATCCGGAACCGGATGAAATCGCCGCGTGTGAACCCTTCCTGGTCGCCCAGCTTCAAGCCATCAAGCCGAAATTGATCTGCGCGCTGGGTACGTTTGCGGCCCAGGCCCTCCTTCGGACTAAGGAGCCGATCTCAAAGCTGCGCGGGCGATTTCACGACTATCATGGCATTCCGGTCCTGCCCACCTTCCATCCCGCTTATCTGCTGCGCAACCCGCACGAGAAGAAGACGGTCTGGGAGGACATGAAGCGCCTGATGCGGGAGTACGAGCAACTCAGCAACACGGAACCCCTCGCCTCAGCCCCAGAATTTTCTTGACGGTCGAATCAAGACAACACAATCTCATACACGAGGCCCTAAGGAGGTGTGACATGTTCAAGCCTGGATGGTACACGTGGTGGTATGGCGGCGTTATTGCCTGTCTTGTGGCTGCCCTGTCTCTCTTCCTCTCCGTTTCTACTGAGGCCGGTCTGGTTTCGGGGCGCGTCAATGATGCCAAGGGGACATTTCAGCCGAAGGGTAGTTTCCGCGTAAAAGATGCATCGGGTAAAGTGGTCAAGGATTCCGTCAAAACGGATGAATCGAAAGGGTACAGTCTATTCCTGCCCCCGGGTATCTACACGGCGGAGTTCAGCGATGGAAGGAGCGCAGTCATTCAGAGCCATCCGGAACCGATACGGCAGGACATCCAGTTGAAGTAACCGTCGGGGGAGATCATGTCACGCGAAGGCGGCCTAACTCGCTTCCTGCAGGTCGTCGAGACCGTAGCCAAACTTGCCACACCTGCTGCAGTCATTGTTGCGGCATGGGTCGGCGCTCGCCTTGCCAACTCTTTTCAGGAGCGAATGTCGGAAACCACGTTGAACAGTCAGCGTCAGATCGCAGGCACCACCTTGCTCAGCGAGCGCGAGAAGGCGGAGAGCGAGTTGCGGGCCTCCATGTTTAACAGCCTCATCAATCCCTTTGTCGGATCCCAGGGTGGCGAGCGGATCTCCGCCGATCGGGAACAACTGCTGGTAGAGCTTCTGGCGCTCAATTTTCACGAACATTTTGAATTAAAACCGTTATTCGAACGCGTCGACAAGCGACTGGTCAGAGAGGGTATGCCGGACGCGCGCAACGCCTTGAGATCGATCGCCGATCGCATCATCGATCGCCAGACCGCCACACTCCGTAAGGAGGGAGGCAGCGACCCCTCAAACGGGGAGGGTGCAAGGATCGACATGTTGACCATCACAGAGCCGCCGCTGACATCGAGTCAACAGGCGATCTTTGCATCGCTCGCAGCCAACGAGCAACGACCGTTCCAGGTTGTCGGAACGTTGAAGGAACCGATCGAGGACCTGAGATCGCCGGATGGCGCCCAAAAAATGACGATCGTCGTCGATGAGGCCGATTGGATCAACCAGAAGTTCAAGGTCCAACTACTTACGGTCGGTACGAAGTCCGGCTCAGTAAACTCCAATGCGGCGTTTACGCTCAGCCGATTCGATTTTCCGCTTACCGACAATACGCTCTTTTCGGATGGCAACCGCATTGCCTTGGCGGTCTCCAGTATCCGCATTGATGGGGGGCTCAAGAGCGTGGCCCTCAAGTTGATCTGGTTCCCAAAAAACTATTTTACGCCTCGGGAGCGACCACTGGATCATGGTGAGTTTCTGAAACTGGTGGGGAAGAAGACATAACGTGCGGATATCGTATGAATTACGAAACCGCTGAACGCCTATAAATCGATCGCAATAAAGTCGATGAATGCGAGACGCCAAAGGGCAACTGAAGGAGAAGGGGGGGATCAGGGATGACCGGAAGGGCGCCCGTCCTCATCGGTGTGGTGCTGGGTGTGGTCTTCATTACGGGGTGCGCGAAACGCGAGATTCATTTTGACCCCGTCAATGTACGCGCCTCAGCCATTTACTGTATCTTCGATCGATCCTGTACAGTGACCGTCACCGACAGTAGTGCCACTCCTATTCCGATACAGACAGGCGGAACAGCTTTCCTCGAGTCCCGCACCTTCGCGGGCAAGCCCGGTACGCCGGCGAGCGGTCTGTACGGGTATGAGTATCGGATCGATCTCGGGAAGACCGTTGAGACCACGTCTGACGTCGGGGGCGTGGCGACCAAGCAGATACGTTGCCTACGGTCTATGACGCTTGACTTCGGTCCCATCGTTGACACCCTGGATTATAATGGCGACGGGAAGACCGGGGATCTGATTTATGTCATCACGAGCGGTGGTCCGGGAGGGATAGGCATCGAACACGCGCACAGGTGGACCAACACGATCATATTGTACTTCGACTCCCCTGTCTGCGTCGGGGCGTCCGGTGGCCATGGCGATAGCACCTACGTCTTTGGCCTGGTCTCCGCGCAGCCGCCGAGGTCCGTCACAGCAACGCTCAAGGAGACGGATGACTTAACCGCTGCGTCGTCGAAACTAAAGAGCAGTCCAACATACGACGTGTTGGTCCGCGCCCCTCAGATAGGCGCGGCGAGCGAGCCGAATCATCCTGAAAGCCTTTGAAATCAATCCAGAGATTGTCAGGGACAGCAAACCGGCACTTCAGTCGCCTGACGTGACTCTGCCACGTTGGCGAAGGAAGGCAAACGTGTGGCGGGGGTATCGAACGGAGTGGACAACATCGTGATCGTTTCAATCCGGACTTGAGAAACCGCTGATCGCCTACGCGCCGATCGCACGGACGCCGGTAGATGCGTGACGCCAAGGCGCAACCATGACAGAAAGGGGGAGCAAGGGATGATGGGAAGGGTACTCATCCTCACCACTGTAGTACTGAGTGTGGTCTTCACTGTGGGATGCCGGAGCAAGTCCGACCTCCGTCTCAAAACCGTTAAGGTCAGCGCGTCAACCGTCTATTGTCTCTTCGATCCCTCCTGTACGGTAACAGCGACCGACAGCAGCACAACGCCTATCCCGATAGAGGTTCAGGGGACGAGTTTCATCCAGTCTCGCACCTTCGCGGGCAAGCCTGGTACGCCGGCGGCCGGTCTGTACGGGTACGAGTACCGGATCGACCTTGAAAAGGCCTCCGAGACTATGGTCGATGTTGAGGAGTTCGGCAAGGTTAAGTATATGCCTTGTCTGCGGTCGATCGTATTTGACTTCGGTGCCCCTATCGATACCCTGGATTACGATGGCGATGGGAAGACTGGAGAACTGATCTATGTTGTCGCGAGCGGCGGTCCTGGCAGGATAGGCCTCGGATCCGTAGAGCGGTATTTCGGCAGGCTGACGTTTAACTTCGACTCCCCTGTCTGCGTCGGATCCGACAATCGCCAAGGCGACAGCACCTTTTTCTTTGGTTTGGTCTCCGCGCAGCCGCCGAGGTCCGTCGACGCAACGATCAAAGAGACGGCCGGCTTAGGCGCCGCATCGCCAAAAATGAAGAAAAATATTAAATATCACGTGCAGGTCCATGCGCCTCAAATGGGCGCCGGAGAGTAACCGGACCATCCAGGAAATCTTTGAAGACCATTCTGTGATCGGGGATCGACGACCACCGTCGTCGATCCCCGATCAGGACGCCTTTTCCAGGCAGTGTCCACCTTTGCCACAATCCCTTGCAGCCACGGACAGTCTCAACTATAGTCAGGACATGGCCGCTGAAGTCAACCAGCTTCTCGCTGACATCGCCCTGCCGATTCCACCACGAAGAATCCTGACGTATACGATTCCACCTTCTCTACATGAACAGATCGAGGTCG
This genomic interval from Candidatus Methylomirabilis lanthanidiphila contains the following:
- a CDS encoding coenzyme A biosynthesis bifunctional phosphopantothenoylcysteine decarboxylase CoaC/phosphopantothenate--cysteine ligase CoaB, with protein sequence MTLSGKKIVLGVTGSIAAYKAIELVRELTKAGASVRVVMTESAQRFVAPLTFATLSRQAVLTDHAAWEAQMPHLAAAREADLVLIAPATAGTIARFAHGLADDLLSTLFLACTRPVVLAPAMDADMYCHPAVQENLARLRAWGVHMVGPATGELASGVRGPGRLAEINEIVQTVAEILCPQRNLSGEVVLITAGPTREPLDPVRYLSTRSSGKMGYALAEEAIARGARTILVSGPSALPPPAGVECIRVETALQMRAAVLDRLAETTVVIKAAAVSDYRSAHAAESKLTKRDAPMTLDLVPNPDILHEIGEQKGTRFVVGFAAETQELIPRARRKLAAKHLDLIVANDVSQEDAGFGSDNNQVVLLDSAGGVEPLPLLSKREVARRILDRVVGLRKKQGVGYGV
- a CDS encoding DNA polymerase → MSETVGVDIEELRELIRQTRAHVRRQQLLGVERLYVAWPEHPGKPPEPSSTLAQVRQTLGECTRCKLHTGRKTIVFGVGNPQAWLVFVGEAPGADEDQQGEPFVGRAGQLLTRILEAMKLTREQVYICNIIKCRPPANRNPEPDEIAACEPFLVAQLQAIKPKLICALGTFAAQALLRTKEPISKLRGRFHDYHGIPVLPTFHPAYLLRNPHEKKTVWEDMKRLMREYEQLSNTEPLASAPEFS